In one Rutidosis leptorrhynchoides isolate AG116_Rl617_1_P2 chromosome 8, CSIRO_AGI_Rlap_v1, whole genome shotgun sequence genomic region, the following are encoded:
- the LOC139862874 gene encoding two-component response regulator ORR26 isoform X1 — translation MLKRCSYEVTTCGLAMEALDRLRERKDGFDIVISDVNMPDMDGFKLLEHVGLEMDLPVIMMSVDGETSRVMRGVQHGACDYLLKPIRMKELRNIWQHVYRKKIHEVRDTEGLEEIMMMRNMVSSEQSDDGYLFCGGNNNNNNKKRKDVAEYSKYNDDRDFGDHSSSIKKPRVVWTVDLHQKFVKAVNLIGFEKVGPKKILDLMNVPWLTRENVASHLQKYRLYLTRLQKDDLKTSSSGGVLQQHSDFLSTDAAAAAGRDRTSDPIMMQPNELVNRPTTNSRILEVDSKSGPLQTIIEPKGTLILTGYAAGCSSSNITFGSSAHDYSTVLPTHYSWNGGIQFKQEQPNSQFQVQNGFRLPTQQSISYGPPPFTKVLVNKQEKSTSYSVLSQPSFQPPDPITSLDQASVNNLELSAILLQGQQHCSYSTNVDVQNNPELIEDVPPNLYDALSFDDYGYPPDYSFEYPVIDQGLFIV, via the exons ATGCTCAAAAGATGCTCTTATGAAG TTACTACATGTGGACTAGCTATGGAAGCTTTGGACAGGCTTCGTGAACGAAAAGATGGGTTCGACATTGTAATAAGTGATGTTAACATGCCAGATATGGATGGTTTCAAGCTTCTTGAGCATGTTGGACTTGAAATGGATCTTCCTGTCATAA TGATGTCAGTGGATGGCGAAACGAGCAGAGTAATGAGAGGTGTGCAACACGGGGCGTGTGATTATCTCTTGAAGCCGATTCGAATGAAGGAATTAAGAAACATATGGCAACATGTATACAGGAAGAAGATACATGAGGTGAGAGATACAGAAGGGCTTGAAGAAATTATGATGATGAGAAACATGGTATCATCTGAACAATCTGATGATGGATACTTGTTTTGtggaggtaataataataataataataaaaaaagaaaagatGTTGCGGAATATAGTAAGTATAACGATGATCGAGATTTCGGTGATCATTCTTCTTCAATCAAGAAACCAAGAGTCGTTTGGACTGTCGATCTTCATCAGAAATTTGTCAAAGCTGTCAATCTTATCGGATTTGAAA AAGTTGGTCCTAAGAAAATACTTGACCTCATGAATGTGCCATGGTTAACCAGAGAGAATGTTGCAAGCCACTTGCAG AAATATCGTCTCTACTTGACTAGATTACAGAAAGATGATCTTAAAACTTCATCAAGTGGAGGTGTACTACAGCAGCACTCAGATTTTTTATCAACAGATGCTGCAGCAGCAGCAGGTAGAGACCGCACATCAGATCCTATAATGATGCAACCGAACGAATTGGTCAACCGACCAACCACCAATTCTAGGATCCTTGAAGTTGACTCTAAAAGCGGTCCATTGCAGACCATCATAGAACCCAAAGGGACACTCATTTTGACCGGTTATGCTGCAGGCTGCAGCAGTTCAAACATCACGTTTGGGTCGTCAGCTCATGACTACTCGACCGTTTTACCAACTCACTACTCATGGAATGGAGGAATCCAGTTTAAACAAGAACAACCCAACTCACAGTTTCAGGTACAAAATGGGTTCAGACTGCCAACTCAGCAGTCCATTTCCTATGGGCCACCACCTTTCACTAAAGTACTGGTCAACAAACAGGAAAAATCTACCTCCTACTCCGTTTTATCCCAGCCGAGCTTCCAACCACCTGATCCCATCACCAGTTTGGACCAAGCTTCCGTAAACAATCTGGAACTGTCGGCTATTTTGCTTCAAGGTCAACAACATTGTTCATATTCAACAAACGTCGATGTGCAAAATAATCCAGAGTTGATCGAGGACGTTCCTCCAAACTTATACGATGCCCTAAGCTTTGACGACTATGGATATCCTCCCGATTACTCATTCGAATATCCAGTAATCGATCAAGGCCTATTCATAGTCTGA
- the LOC139862874 gene encoding two-component response regulator ORR26 isoform X2 gives MLKRCSYEVTTCGLAMEALDRLRERKDGFDIVISDVNMPDMDGFKLLEHVGLEMDLPVIMDGETSRVMRGVQHGACDYLLKPIRMKELRNIWQHVYRKKIHEVRDTEGLEEIMMMRNMVSSEQSDDGYLFCGGNNNNNNKKRKDVAEYSKYNDDRDFGDHSSSIKKPRVVWTVDLHQKFVKAVNLIGFEKVGPKKILDLMNVPWLTRENVASHLQKYRLYLTRLQKDDLKTSSSGGVLQQHSDFLSTDAAAAAGRDRTSDPIMMQPNELVNRPTTNSRILEVDSKSGPLQTIIEPKGTLILTGYAAGCSSSNITFGSSAHDYSTVLPTHYSWNGGIQFKQEQPNSQFQVQNGFRLPTQQSISYGPPPFTKVLVNKQEKSTSYSVLSQPSFQPPDPITSLDQASVNNLELSAILLQGQQHCSYSTNVDVQNNPELIEDVPPNLYDALSFDDYGYPPDYSFEYPVIDQGLFIV, from the exons ATGCTCAAAAGATGCTCTTATGAAG TTACTACATGTGGACTAGCTATGGAAGCTTTGGACAGGCTTCGTGAACGAAAAGATGGGTTCGACATTGTAATAAGTGATGTTAACATGCCAGATATGGATGGTTTCAAGCTTCTTGAGCATGTTGGACTTGAAATGGATCTTCCTGTCATAA TGGATGGCGAAACGAGCAGAGTAATGAGAGGTGTGCAACACGGGGCGTGTGATTATCTCTTGAAGCCGATTCGAATGAAGGAATTAAGAAACATATGGCAACATGTATACAGGAAGAAGATACATGAGGTGAGAGATACAGAAGGGCTTGAAGAAATTATGATGATGAGAAACATGGTATCATCTGAACAATCTGATGATGGATACTTGTTTTGtggaggtaataataataataataataaaaaaagaaaagatGTTGCGGAATATAGTAAGTATAACGATGATCGAGATTTCGGTGATCATTCTTCTTCAATCAAGAAACCAAGAGTCGTTTGGACTGTCGATCTTCATCAGAAATTTGTCAAAGCTGTCAATCTTATCGGATTTGAAA AAGTTGGTCCTAAGAAAATACTTGACCTCATGAATGTGCCATGGTTAACCAGAGAGAATGTTGCAAGCCACTTGCAG AAATATCGTCTCTACTTGACTAGATTACAGAAAGATGATCTTAAAACTTCATCAAGTGGAGGTGTACTACAGCAGCACTCAGATTTTTTATCAACAGATGCTGCAGCAGCAGCAGGTAGAGACCGCACATCAGATCCTATAATGATGCAACCGAACGAATTGGTCAACCGACCAACCACCAATTCTAGGATCCTTGAAGTTGACTCTAAAAGCGGTCCATTGCAGACCATCATAGAACCCAAAGGGACACTCATTTTGACCGGTTATGCTGCAGGCTGCAGCAGTTCAAACATCACGTTTGGGTCGTCAGCTCATGACTACTCGACCGTTTTACCAACTCACTACTCATGGAATGGAGGAATCCAGTTTAAACAAGAACAACCCAACTCACAGTTTCAGGTACAAAATGGGTTCAGACTGCCAACTCAGCAGTCCATTTCCTATGGGCCACCACCTTTCACTAAAGTACTGGTCAACAAACAGGAAAAATCTACCTCCTACTCCGTTTTATCCCAGCCGAGCTTCCAACCACCTGATCCCATCACCAGTTTGGACCAAGCTTCCGTAAACAATCTGGAACTGTCGGCTATTTTGCTTCAAGGTCAACAACATTGTTCATATTCAACAAACGTCGATGTGCAAAATAATCCAGAGTTGATCGAGGACGTTCCTCCAAACTTATACGATGCCCTAAGCTTTGACGACTATGGATATCCTCCCGATTACTCATTCGAATATCCAGTAATCGATCAAGGCCTATTCATAGTCTGA